The segment tgaaaagattatattttcaaatattcaaaagattatatttttgttgcaaaataaataatttgattttgtataagtttatattagaaagaagagattgatattagaagttaaagaattttggttttaaaatttgagtcttgaaatgttaagaagattatattttcaaatcttcaaaagattatatttttgttgcaaaatagaaaatttaaataaataatttgattttgtataaagttatattagaaagaagagattgatattagaagttaaagaattgtggttttaaattttgagttttgaaatgttaagaagatattgaggttaaaGGAAGATATGTtgtaatatatgaagtagaatataagaaagatggggtttagggtttggggtttggggtttctgattttagaggtttagaaatttacctcgttaaaaactcgtaatttacgaggcatttacgaggaccagaaagacgggcctcgcttaTTCGTCGTtggatttgggacgggcctcgcaatttcctcgtaagtttacgaggattttacgaggaaataaaagacgggcctcattaattcctcgtaaagctACAAGGAAATTGCGACGCCttcgtaagttatatatacaacccaAACCTCACACTCTGCATTcgtcccaacttcctctccaattcctccccatttcctctccaactcctctcccattcctctctccttcgaaatggtaatttcctcgctccccataattagtttagtatattaggtggttagtttagggaatttagataggtttatggaatttatgttcgttagatagatttttaaattattgatgatagattttttattattgatgatcataaactcaaaaatatattttgcaggttcgcaagaacatgcttactgctcactacagagacatgttcggtgagcctggtagtcagttagaccctccaggttcttcttcaggtgccggcggttccgtgtgagtggactcgaggccttcatcgacgttatagcggccacaaatccggaatgagaaactttgttgaggaacatgaaacaacaaaatctcattccaggcgagtcatcgggcacacatgaCGAGGAGGATGTTATGAGGAGGAGCaaggaattctacgaggcgatgaacgggccttagtttttttcgatttatgtattataaaatccaaaacttatttatatataaaatattttgttgcatttgaattttatttaaaatttatttataaaccacaaatatataaatatttttactaaattaaattaataattattaaatttatcaatattatttattaattcaaaaattcgcattatacgagttatttacgtcgAAAGCTAACCGAGGAATTTACGAAGAATATTTTACGAGGTATTTACGAGAAAAGCTTTTCAAGGAATCTACGTggagtttacgaggaatatattTCAAGGAAGTTACATCAAATTTACGAGGATTTCTTTTCAAGGAaattacgtgtaagtaacgacgaaTGCATCGCGTGGTTTCTACGAGGAAAGCCCGcgaggattttacgaggaaatgcggcgaggaacttacgacgaaatctTTACttcgtttttacgaggaaatggttGTCTcgctactttacgaggaaatggcgacgaaatgtgtgttacgacggacgataaacgacgaaacccatttcctcgttaattcctcgtaaacttccttttacgaggaattaacgaggaaattagCCCTcgttaaatatttgttttcttgtagtgaacaGAGCGGCAATGAATGTGGTTCAACTGGTCTTCAGTTTACTTTCCTTGTTTGATCTTAACATGGCTTATGAACTTTTGTTTGTACCAATAAATGTTCTACTTCCACAAAATCTatcttgttaaaaaaaagtacATATATAGAAtatcccttagttttcagtgttatttacaattgtatgccactgagaattaaattaaatttcctattttaattattgtctttttcagttatattaatgtgtttctttttctttcttattttaatgtttgtctttttcaattagattaatgtgtttttttctttatattttaatgtttgtttttagttaaattaatgtatttttttttattcttcaacaattaatgatattttaaagttgtcttttttttgtcaacttaaatTTGTCTAAACTatgtgaaaataaaaaaaatagtcaaaagtaaacatataaagtagataaacaataatcaaataccaaaaatatttaaaatatatatttattctcatccaaatattgaagttcaacctgttttttaaaatttttaatttaggtattatatgttttgagaaatttaaagtatatataaattttgaaaattttataataattaaaacgggttatccgtatccgaaccgaacccgcaaatacccgaatcaaaccgaaaccaaaatttataagtatttgaatgttgctgaaatctttaaactcaagaatctcaaacccaaatagattttaaccgaatcagtgggtatccaaatacacatccTTAAcatagtcaatataaaacgatcaagtattacaaatacatcatttagtctaaataaataaaaactaaaacaaaaactaatacACGtacggtcgcacgggtcaagatatagtcttattttaattcataatCATTAGCTCAGTATACATGTCTAAATTACAAACCTTTAAACCGGCTCAATAAATCACATTCGTCGTAATACTTCTATTAATTCATCGTAATACTTCTATTACGACTAATTAACAAGAAACATGACCCTTATAAAAGATATATCAAGATTTatacgaaatcaataaaaaaGAGATTTATATGAAATCAAAATTATGTGAAAGAACGTTGAAAGATACGAATATCATAATACAAACCAATATTCTTGAAAATTAATGTGTTAAAATGGACGAAATAAttggttttattattaaagTGTATAACAACCATGTTTTTTTGACTAACATATAACAAAAATGGTTGtataaagtatactgaaaaatatatattatgggTCTTAGGTGCACTTTCGGCTACCAAGCTAAAATTTAACTCATGGTATGGGTAAATACGTCTTCAGAAAGAAATTGCATTTTGGCGTTTTGGTCGAACTTGGAGACGCtcaacaattgtttttttttttgaaaaggcaTCAACAATGTTTTGCGGAAgtacatttgtttttttgttgtttctgtTTGGTTTCTAAATTTAAGTTAAATCGAAAACCGGACTGCACAGAAATTTAGAAGTTATGTGTGTATAGTGGTGAGTAACTGGTATGAGCAGATTAAGAGACATCAAAGTTACTTTAACCTCTGAAATGGTTCATGATCATTATTGCAGAATGATTGTATTTTACACAAAAGCAGATgatttataaacttatttttttgtgtCTTCATGTGCTTTTCAACCTTGTAGTAGTAGTACTATAACTTGTATTTCCAATATTTAAAGATAAACAAACCAAAAGAGAAATAATATGACATTGTTGATCAAAGATTCTCTGACAAGTGAGAGATATCATCACTGTTGCAGGAAGACTGTTTTAAGTGTTATGTACATTCCACACATTTGGTCTTTAAAATCATCAGATTCATTGATGCAAACGATgctcttttcttcttattcttcctGCTTCCTAGAATCCTCAGACTCTGTCTAAGTAAATCAATCTCTCTTTCCTTCTCATACTTTTCTCTATCCATCAATgctattttctcttttaatgtTTCAATGGTATTTTCCTTAACTTTAACTTCATCTCTCAGCCCCTCCACTGTCTTAActgcttcttcttcaccttTGCCCTCAAGTTGCCTTTGCATTATTGCCTCTCCTACAAGAAACCCACTTTCAGAGAGCAATactttatcaaaataaaaactgaaatttaagttgaagttttttttttaccagaagaggaggaagttgTGTGGATGATGAGATGATCAAGCTCATTCTTGATAGCTAAATAAAGTTGTTTCCATTTCTCCACGGCTTCATCTCTCACTGCTCTCTCCACACACATCTCCTCAACAACCCATTTCCAGTACTCTCTCTCctctgttgttgttgtctttgcTTCCTCTTTCTCCTCCACTTTCTTCCTTAGCCTCTTCACTTGCTCTCTAagcttttctctctctttccccCACTCTCTCTCTGCCTCTCTAAGTTTAtcaaacatcactttctcactcTCATCCGTTCCTCTTCTTATgtgtcttcttcctctgcttctctcagttgaagtctccttcttgacACTTCTCATACTAGGCCTCTCTTGCTTGCTTGTGCAACCACCCATGTCTAATTGTGGATGTTTCTTCTAAGGATATGAACAAAGAATGTTAATGGAAGGGTCTCTCTCCGGAATGTGTGTTCTTATTTAACTTGTGATGTAGAGAGGCGCCTCTTCATTCAATGAAGAGAAGTCATAATTGTGAGTGAAGAAGCTCCACCTGTACTACTCTACCATATTTATATAAGGCCTCCAAAAAAGCATCTCACAACAGTAATTTCTCTAGCTTTCTTTTCACTCACATGTGTAATACACTACAGTAAAAAAGTATATTGAACTTGATGGGAGAAGGAATAAATTAAGAGACGAGTGATGGGAGATGTCAGAAAAGAAGTGTAAATAGTGTTGAGAGGATTAGGTATAAGGACATGGAAAACTACAACACCATATTCTCATCCATTTACCAATCAATGGTGTGGGCTTTCTATGTTTTTTTCACATGGTCCACTTCAAAACTAGTTGGATTCGtccctctctctctataaactcTAGATAATCTATACTCcaattcatatatactttataaGTCTTCACTTCGTATTACTCATCAGTTTCCTTAGTCACAAGTCCACAAAAAAAGGAGACAACTTAGTGTAGATCTCATATTAAGAGGTCAATAGACATACCTGTTTTTGGGTGGCTCAAGGGACGAATCAATCATATGAAGGAAGAGACAAAAGTTAGACTGTTGTCTAATCATGACTTTATTCATATGAATAGTTTATAGATGGATATTTAGGTTTTACAGCCACATAATCAATTAAAACGATTAGGTTGGTCCCATGATATTTATTTGTGGGAATTAGAATTTAGTGTGTTTTTTTGGCTGGTTTAAGCTGTCCCTTCACGTGAACTTCCGTCTTAATATGGTTCTctgtctttattttttttccattaattagaagaaacattaattaTTACTTGGTGTTTTGTCTCCATAATTTTGGTCATTCTTTTGGTGAAAACATCAATTGATGACTTGGAAAAGCACTGAAGCAGCTAAGAGTTCATTTACTTTTAGTGGCACAGTAAATGAAAGGGATAAATGTGCtggttttgtgtgtttctgaTTTCTCCATATTGTAAAGAATGGACACAGTAAActatacttcctccgtttcatattaagtgtcgttgtagagattttttttcgttgcaaaataagtgttgttttagCATTTaaatgcagaatttattaactttgttctgtattttatttttctattggttgagatgtatgggtaatgatgttttgtatcgaaaatatgtaaaatttaatgatttcttaatctatgtgcacaactctaaaatgacactttttcagaaagagagagagtagtAACCTATAAGATCATTGTTAGTAGCTATTTTTCCTTCTTAGCAGCTTTTTGTTTATATGAAGATTTCAAATCCGATAAGTGATGTTGGCCGGTTCAAACTCCCATCCTTCACAACTTTGATTAAAGTTAGTTTTGTTTACTTCACCTAATTTATTGATAAcgacaaaataacaaaaaaccaTGTGTTACAACATGTAAACAAATGAGATGGAGAAAGTTTGACACAGCAATTAGCAGATCCACCATCCATTCCAGCTCGCTGCAAAACACTACTGCATACTCTTTTTACAGAAGTTTTCGGCGTCTTTACAATTGAAGCTACATGCACACTGCACACACCCTTTAGAGGAGGCCCAAATAATCTTTAGCCAAACCGTTGAAGAGAAACTTCACCAAGTCCTCAGAAGAAAATGTTCTGAAAATTATTAGTGATAACGAAAATACTTGCTTACAAAGGAAATGTCGGCTAGGCGTGAAGAAAACAATTTAACTAAACACTGGTAAAAactgaaagaaaacaaatcctGACTCAACAAGAgagactaattttttttttgggacaaACAACAAGAGAGaccaaattaatattatatttctgtTCAGTTAAatgagaagaaaacaaaactgactatcacacaaaaaagaaaacaaagaaaacca is part of the Raphanus sativus cultivar WK10039 chromosome 5, ASM80110v3, whole genome shotgun sequence genome and harbors:
- the LOC130512644 gene encoding uncharacterized protein LOC130512644, producing MGGCTSKQERPSMRSVKKETSTERSRGRRHIRRGTDESEKVMFDKLREAEREWGKEREKLREQVKRLRKKVEEKEEAKTTTTEEREYWKWVVEEMCVERAVRDEAVEKWKQLYLAIKNELDHLIIHTTSSSSGEAIMQRQLEGKGEEEAVKTVEGLRDEVKVKENTIETLKEKIALMDREKYEKEREIDLLRQSLRILGSRKNKKKRASFASMNLMILKTKCVECT